The Spodoptera frugiperda isolate SF20-4 chromosome 2, AGI-APGP_CSIRO_Sfru_2.0, whole genome shotgun sequence genome has a window encoding:
- the LOC118269462 gene encoding putative polypeptide N-acetylgalactosaminyltransferase 9 isoform X3, translated as MKYYSMFFLRRRTLILKAVLILTAIWFMVALLTTNGGSRNSIVAPAIEYVEAEAKPLKMGKPTSTKKKSETYGNNLSDAPTRVDWIGRLAGNEGLGVIAAPGSDNAPGELGKPVVLPKNISEEAKLAVSEGWKKNAFNQYVSDLISIRRKLPDPRDEWCKVPGRYLEDLPQTSVVICFHNEAWSVLLRTVHSVLDRSPAHLIKEIILVDDFSDMPHLMQQLDDYMSSLPKVRIVRATRREGLIRARLLGARYVTAPVLTYLDSHCECTEGWLEPLLDRIARSKTTVVCPVIDVIDDNTLEYHYRDSSSVNVGGFDWNLQFNWHPVPAKERARHQHTAEPVWSPTMAGGLFAIDKEFFEKLGTYDSGFDIWGGENLELSFKTWMCGGTLEIVPCSHVGHIFRKRSPYKWRTGVNVLKRNSVRLAEVWLDDYAKYYYQRVGNDKGDYGDITGRKQLREKLGCKTFEWYLKNIYPELFIPGESVAHGEIANPGSEMCVDSAAGPEDMKKPVNLWPCHGEYGNQYWMYSKNGEIRRDETCLDYSGHDVVLYPCHGAKGNQLWIYDARLKLLKHGSSEKCMAVSRNKDKIVMETCSESEPRQMWSMENFNANRLAPELTQAE; from the exons ATGAAATACTACAGCATGTTTTTCTTACGGAGGCGGACTTTGATATTGAAGGCTGTGCTCATATTAACAGCGATATGGTTTATGGTCGCGCTGTTGACTACTAATGGCGGTTCAAGGAATTCGATCGTTGCGCCAGCGATCGAATATGTCGAAGCGGAGGCGAAGCCCTTGAAGATGGGAAAGCCCACGTCTACAAAAAAGAAAAGTGAGACCTATGGGAATAATTTATCTGATG CACCAACGCGGGTCGATTGGATCGGTCGGCTTGCGGGAAATGAAG GGCTAGGTGTAATCGCTGCCCCAGGCTCGGACAACGCACCCGGAGAACTTGGCAAACCGGTCGTCCTACCAAAGAATATTAGCGAAGAAGCCAAGTTAGCTGTCTCGGAGGGATGGAAAAAGAACGCGTTCAACCAATACGTCAGTGACCTGATATCTATTAGGAGAAAGCTGCCGGACCCCAGAGACGAGTG GTGCAAAGTTCCAGGCAGATATTTAGAAGATCTGCCACAAACATCCGTAGTGATATGCTTCCACAACGAGGCATGGTCGGTTCTACTTAGGACCGTTCATTCAGTATTGGATCGGTCGCCGGCACACTTGATCAAGGAAATTATTCTTGTCGACGACTTTTCTGATATGC CTCACTTAATGCAGCAACTTGATGATTACATGTCATCATTACCAAAAGTACGAATAGTTCGAGCCACTCGACGTGAAGGTCTAATCAGAGCACGACTCCTTGGTGCTCGATACGTTACTGCTCCCGTTCTAACTTATCTCGACAGCCATTGCGAGTGCACTGAAG GATGGCTCGAACCATTACTAGATAGAATTGCCCGTAGTAAGACTACAGTAGTCTGCCCCGTAATCGACGTCATCGACGACAATACCCTAGAGTATCATTATAGAGACTCATCTTCTGTCAATGTTGGTGGTTTCGACTGGAATCTCCAGTTCAATTGGCACCCTGTTCCTGCAAAAGAAAGAGCGAGACACCAGCATACAGCGGAGCCCGTGTGGTCTCCCACCATGGCCGGTGGCCTCTTTGCTATAGATAAAGAATTCTTTGAAAAATTGGGAACTTACGACAGCGGATTTGACATTTGGGGCGGTGAAAATCTGGAGTTGTCATTCAAAACGTGGATGTGCGGTGGAACTCTAGAAATAGTTCCGTGTTCACACGTCGGTCACATATTCAGGAAACGTTCACCATACAAGTGGCGGACCGGTGTCAATGTACTGAAGAGAAACTCTGTTCGTTTAGCTGAG GTTTGGTTAGATGATTATGCGAAGTACTATTATCAGCGTGTTGGTAACGATAAGGGTGATTATGGCGACATTACTGGACGGAAACAACTGAGAGAAAAATTAGGATGCAAAACGTTCGAGTGGTATTTGAAGAACATTTACCCTGAACTGTTCATTCCCGGAGAGTCTGTCGCGCATGGAGAG ATCGCGAATCCTGGGTCAGAAATGTGCGTCGACTCAGCTGCTGGTCCCGAAGACATGAAGAAGCCCGTCAACCTATGGCCATGTCACGGGGAGTATGGAAATCAG taTTGGATGTATTCCAAGAATGGCGAGATCCGACGTGACGAGACATGCCTGGATTATTCTGGACATGATGTTGTATTGTACCCTTGCCACGGTGCCAAGGGTAACCAGCTGTGGATCTATGATGCCCGC CTGAAGTTACTGAAGCATGGCTCAAGTGAGAAATGCATGGCGGTATCAAGGAACAAAGACAAGATTGTGATGGAGACGTGCAGCGAGTCGGAGCCAAGGCAGATGTGGAGCATGGAGAACTTCAACGCTAACAGATTGGCACCAGAGCTGACACAAGCCGAGTAG